The Oscillatoria sp. FACHB-1406 genome has a window encoding:
- a CDS encoding ABC-2 family transporter protein, translated as MKWIFKQISTFLVVYYAFMVEYRAELFFWVLSNSLPIILMGVWIEAARGGNFGLSPVEFARYFLAVFIVRQFTIVWVIWDFEREIVEGRLSFRLLQPIDPVWHHLAGHLTERLARSPFVVVLVALFFWLYPQARWIPSWGTLLLFAVAIALAFALRFLMQYTYAMFAFWTERATAIEQFFYLFFLFLSGMIAPLDVFPPAAREFALWTPFPYLMYFPTALLVDLKVDIWRGFAVLIAWMAIFFFINRWLWRRGLKQYSGMGA; from the coding sequence ATGAAATGGATTTTCAAGCAAATTTCTACCTTTCTCGTCGTTTACTACGCCTTCATGGTGGAGTATCGCGCCGAATTATTTTTCTGGGTTCTGTCAAACTCTCTGCCGATTATTTTAATGGGGGTTTGGATTGAGGCGGCGCGCGGCGGAAATTTTGGGTTATCGCCCGTTGAATTTGCGCGCTACTTTTTGGCAGTTTTTATCGTGCGGCAGTTTACCATTGTTTGGGTAATCTGGGATTTCGAGCGGGAAATTGTGGAAGGACGGCTTTCGTTTCGCTTGTTACAACCCATAGATCCGGTTTGGCATCATCTCGCCGGACATTTGACGGAACGCTTGGCGCGATCCCCCTTTGTGGTGGTGTTGGTAGCATTGTTCTTTTGGCTGTATCCGCAGGCGCGATGGATTCCGAGTTGGGGGACGCTGTTGTTGTTTGCGGTTGCGATCGCGCTTGCTTTTGCCTTACGCTTCCTGATGCAGTACACTTACGCCATGTTTGCATTTTGGACTGAACGAGCCACCGCGATCGAGCAATTCTTCTATCTCTTTTTCCTCTTTCTGTCAGGAATGATTGCGCCGCTTGATGTTTTTCCGCCCGCTGCGCGCGAGTTTGCCCTCTGGACTCCCTTTCCTTACTTGATGTACTTTCCCACCGCTTTGTTAGTGGATTTAAAGGTCGATATTTGGCGCGGTTTTGCCGTTCTCATCGCTTGGATGGCAATTTTCTTCTTTATCAATCGCTGGTTGTGGCGGCGCGGTTTGAAGCAATATTCGGGGATGGGAGCTTAA
- a CDS encoding photosystem II assembly protein has protein sequence MSNIFNNWLRSRRFRQALEGGKLELAETIFREIEQSRAPLSLLERVYRKQLYAEQDLKSRLHENISLRGKVQQQIRKIEDLDREFKRQSSEVARLEPSPEFIEFVTNRFQLSDRESPLLKCTGIDEQTFDDFEHRLAVFIQKELKKQNPQQVAADLSEALQDLEVSAAIGDPKYDLKLSSYAYLIRDFLDNIYCNYIAWYLIYEAGLIPEQLRILDLAAGPGTVAYGLMLLLRSSIDFFPMPSLHISYYSLEKQALLQFRGLQFWRQYIDTQNPALNIYFRFDTTDLFDYPHHSTNISQGFFNFVVVSHCFFSNTKKRLESYKIYKNIFREKLAPGGYVLLIVKGEKLFEMYGVYPTDDLLQEQNIIQCFLEELDLKLEWYKYLSSTGKRRPYLEDEELLELPKKKYINALKQQYLASLSDSRYFLADYAILARYEEKL, from the coding sequence ATGAGTAATATTTTTAACAATTGGTTGCGATCGCGCCGTTTCCGCCAAGCCCTCGAAGGAGGAAAATTGGAGTTGGCTGAAACAATTTTTCGCGAAATCGAACAATCTCGCGCTCCTCTCTCGCTTTTAGAACGAGTTTATCGCAAGCAGTTGTACGCCGAACAAGACTTAAAATCCCGATTGCACGAAAACATCAGTCTGCGCGGGAAAGTCCAGCAACAAATCCGTAAAATTGAAGACCTCGATCGGGAATTTAAGCGCCAAAGTTCGGAAGTCGCTCGTTTAGAACCAAGTCCCGAATTTATTGAATTTGTTACGAATCGCTTTCAGTTAAGCGATCGCGAATCGCCTTTACTCAAATGTACGGGGATTGACGAGCAAACTTTTGATGACTTCGAGCATCGTTTAGCCGTCTTTATCCAAAAAGAACTCAAAAAACAAAATCCCCAACAAGTCGCTGCTGACTTAAGCGAGGCGCTACAAGATTTAGAAGTTTCAGCCGCGATCGGCGATCCAAAATACGACCTTAAGTTAAGTTCTTACGCCTATTTAATTCGGGATTTTCTCGATAACATTTATTGCAATTATATCGCTTGGTATTTAATTTATGAAGCCGGTTTAATCCCAGAACAACTGAGAATTCTCGATCTGGCAGCAGGTCCCGGAACCGTAGCTTACGGACTCATGTTACTCCTACGCAGTAGCATCGACTTTTTTCCGATGCCTTCGCTCCATATCTCCTATTATTCCTTAGAAAAACAAGCCCTCTTACAATTCCGAGGACTTCAGTTTTGGCGGCAGTACATCGATACCCAAAATCCGGCACTGAATATTTATTTCCGGTTCGATACAACGGATTTATTTGACTATCCGCACCACAGTACAAATATTTCTCAAGGCTTCTTTAATTTCGTCGTTGTTTCGCACTGCTTCTTCTCTAACACTAAAAAGCGCCTAGAATCTTACAAAATCTATAAAAATATTTTTCGCGAGAAACTTGCTCCCGGCGGCTATGTTCTTTTGATTGTTAAAGGTGAGAAGCTTTTTGAAATGTACGGAGTTTATCCAACCGATGACCTTTTGCAAGAACAGAATATTATTCAGTGTTTCCTGGAAGAATTAGACTTGAAGTTAGAGTGGTATAAATATTTAAGTTCTACGGGCAAGAGAAGACCTTATCTAGAAGACGAAGAACTGCTAGAACTGCCGAAAAAGAAATACATTAATGCCCTCAAGCAGCAGTATTTAGCGTCCTTGTCCGATTCGAGATATTTTTTAGCCGACTATGCAATTTTGGCTCGCTATGAAGAGAAGTTATGA
- a CDS encoding PIN/TRAM domain-containing protein translates to MLDTIIVLIFIIAAAGVGYEAIDLLPSNLLVQVSNVEAVRFIVASFAAIVGLALGLTAQTTYRRVETRVRNLPVETILTRSVGWILGLLLANLMLAPIFLLPIPERFALVKPMMAVLASVVFSVLGVNLADTHGRNFLRLINPNSVETMLVAEGMLKPATTKILDTSCIIDGRIEELLDTGFLEGQILVPQFVLQELQMLADATNDQKRVRGRRGLDLLNRVQDEYPERITIHPADYDDVATVDAKLVRFALEINGVLLTNDYNLSKVASLQKVEILNVNDLAQALRSIYLPGDTLDVKVIKQGKEPTQGVGYLQDGTMVVIEEGDAYVGKELRAVVTSALQTSAGRMIFAKPQSSAVARGTT, encoded by the coding sequence ATGCTAGATACCATTATCGTTCTCATTTTTATCATAGCGGCGGCCGGCGTTGGCTACGAAGCGATCGACCTTCTCCCTAGTAACCTATTGGTACAAGTGAGTAACGTTGAGGCTGTGCGTTTTATTGTTGCCAGCTTTGCAGCGATTGTGGGTTTAGCTTTGGGTTTAACGGCGCAAACGACTTATCGCAGGGTTGAAACCCGGGTTCGGAATCTGCCGGTAGAAACGATTTTAACGCGATCGGTGGGTTGGATTCTCGGCTTATTGCTGGCAAACTTAATGCTAGCACCGATCTTTTTACTACCCATTCCCGAACGTTTTGCCCTCGTCAAACCGATGATGGCAGTTCTCGCCAGCGTGGTATTTTCGGTATTGGGCGTGAATTTAGCCGATACTCACGGACGCAATTTTCTGCGCTTAATTAATCCCAATAGCGTCGAAACGATGTTAGTCGCAGAAGGGATGCTTAAACCGGCGACGACAAAAATTTTAGATACGAGTTGCATCATTGACGGACGGATTGAAGAATTATTAGATACGGGTTTTCTGGAAGGACAAATTTTGGTTCCTCAATTTGTTTTACAGGAATTGCAAATGTTAGCCGATGCAACAAACGACCAAAAACGAGTGAGAGGGCGGCGCGGTTTGGACTTACTCAATCGGGTACAGGATGAATACCCCGAACGCATCACGATTCACCCCGCCGATTATGACGATGTAGCGACGGTAGATGCGAAGTTGGTGCGCTTTGCGTTGGAAATCAATGGGGTTTTATTAACGAACGATTATAACTTGAGCAAAGTCGCAAGTTTGCAGAAAGTCGAAATCCTCAATGTCAACGATTTAGCCCAGGCGTTGCGATCGATTTATCTGCCCGGAGATACGCTCGATGTTAAGGTAATCAAACAAGGGAAAGAACCGACGCAAGGCGTAGGCTATCTTCAAGATGGGACGATGGTAGTGATTGAAGAGGGCGATGCTTATGTGGGGAAAGAGTTGCGCGCGGTGGTGACTTCAGCGCTTCAAACCTCGGCGGGACGAATGATTTTTGCCAAACCCCAATCTTCGGCAGTGGCGCGCGGAACGACTTAA
- the hemW gene encoding radical SAM family heme chaperone HemW: protein MEMVRSAYVHIPFCRRRCYYCDFPISVVGDNAKGETSGTIAQYVEFLCREIATTPSGESLETVFFGGGTPSLLSPGQLSQILTDLDSRFGLSAACEISMEMDPGTFRSTQIEEYVKAGVTRVSLGAQAFQDELLERCGRTHRVRDILEAIAWLHRAGVKNISLDLISGLPGQTPEQWQDSLRDAIALSPQHLSCYDLVLEPVTAFGKQFQPGETPLPSDEATAQMYRTASKTLRRAGYEHYEISNYARPGFQCRHNRVYWENRPYYGFGMGAASYTQGQRFTRPRTRREYYAWVEGGCRVEVPPTTAREALLETLMLGLRLAEGVSLREICDRFGEAARDRIVTTLQRYESSGWVARDRENLRLSDPEGFLFSNTILAELFQAFES, encoded by the coding sequence ATGGAAATGGTTCGTTCTGCCTACGTTCATATTCCCTTCTGTCGCCGTCGCTGCTACTACTGCGATTTTCCGATCTCTGTGGTGGGGGATAACGCTAAAGGCGAAACTTCGGGAACGATCGCACAATACGTCGAGTTTCTCTGTCGGGAAATTGCCACCACCCCTTCAGGAGAATCCCTCGAAACCGTTTTTTTCGGCGGCGGAACGCCTTCATTACTCTCGCCGGGGCAACTTTCCCAAATTTTAACCGATCTCGATTCTCGCTTCGGTTTGAGCGCTGCCTGCGAAATTTCAATGGAAATGGATCCGGGAACGTTTAGAAGTACACAAATTGAGGAATATGTCAAGGCAGGCGTAACGCGAGTGAGTTTGGGGGCGCAAGCGTTTCAAGACGAACTGCTAGAACGTTGCGGTAGGACGCACCGCGTTCGGGATATCTTAGAGGCGATCGCGTGGTTGCATCGAGCCGGGGTTAAGAATATTAGCTTGGATTTAATATCGGGATTGCCGGGACAAACGCCCGAACAGTGGCAAGATTCTTTAAGGGATGCGATCGCGCTTTCTCCCCAACATCTTTCCTGCTACGATCTCGTCCTCGAACCCGTTACCGCCTTCGGCAAGCAGTTTCAGCCCGGAGAAACGCCCCTCCCCAGCGACGAAGCCACCGCTCAAATGTACCGCACTGCCAGCAAAACCCTCCGCCGCGCCGGTTACGAGCATTATGAAATTTCTAACTACGCTCGCCCCGGTTTCCAATGCCGCCACAACCGCGTTTACTGGGAAAATCGTCCTTACTACGGCTTTGGGATGGGGGCGGCTAGTTACACCCAAGGGCAGCGCTTTACCCGCCCGCGCACTCGGCGGGAGTATTACGCATGGGTGGAAGGGGGGTGCAGGGTTGAGGTTCCGCCGACTACCGCCCGAGAAGCATTACTGGAAACGTTAATGCTGGGGCTGCGCTTAGCGGAGGGCGTAAGTTTAAGGGAAATTTGCGATCGCTTCGGTGAGGCTGCGCGCGATCGCATCGTCACGACTTTACAACGCTATGAGTCCTCCGGCTGGGTAGCCCGCGATCGCGAGAACCTTCGCTTAAGCGATCCCGAAGGCTTCCTCTTCTCCAACACCATCTTGGCAGAACTGTTTCAAGCCTTTGAATCTTAA
- a CDS encoding phycobilisome rod-core linker polypeptide, translating to MALPLLSYNPNCPNTRVEGFEVNGDEQPRIFTSENLLGVTEMNDLIEAAYRQIFFHAFKWDRDATLESQVRNGQITVRDFIRALLLSPTFYNSFYEKNSNYRFVEQVVQRVLGRDVYSEREKIAWSIVVATKGIKGFVDELLNSSEYLENFGYDTVPYQRRRYLASRESGETPFNIKSPRYDGYHRRQLGFPQIVWQNEVRRFVPQEKKVKEGDPTGFLNMARGIGSAKGAPTPRVSAMNISLDSVPYRKK from the coding sequence TTGGCTCTTCCTCTATTGAGTTATAACCCCAACTGTCCAAACACGCGCGTTGAAGGTTTCGAGGTTAATGGCGACGAACAGCCAAGAATCTTTACCAGCGAAAACTTGCTGGGCGTGACTGAGATGAACGATTTAATCGAAGCGGCCTACCGCCAAATCTTCTTCCACGCCTTCAAGTGGGATCGCGATGCAACCCTCGAATCCCAAGTCCGTAACGGTCAAATTACCGTGCGCGACTTCATTCGAGCGTTGCTGCTGTCGCCGACCTTTTACAACAGCTTCTACGAAAAGAATAGTAACTATCGTTTCGTCGAGCAGGTCGTGCAGCGGGTTCTCGGACGCGATGTTTATAGCGAACGCGAAAAAATCGCTTGGTCGATTGTCGTAGCCACCAAAGGAATTAAAGGCTTTGTTGACGAACTGCTCAACAGCAGTGAGTACCTGGAAAACTTCGGTTACGATACCGTTCCCTATCAGCGCCGTCGCTACTTAGCGAGTCGCGAATCTGGCGAAACGCCCTTCAACATTAAATCTCCGCGCTACGACGGCTACCACCGCCGTCAGTTAGGCTTCCCGCAAATTGTTTGGCAAAACGAAGTCCGTCGCTTTGTTCCCCAAGAGAAGAAAGTCAAGGAGGGAGATCCTACCGGCTTCTTGAATATGGCTCGCGGAATCGGCAGCGCTAAAGGCGCTCCCACCCCGCGCGTGTCGGCCATGAACATCAGCCTCGATTCCGTGCCTTACCGTAAAAAGTAA
- a CDS encoding RNA-guided endonuclease TnpB family protein gives MLVLEAKLKGKTEQYALIDEAIRTALFVRNKALRLWMDVKGSDKYDLNKYCAVLAKEFEFAKKLNSQARQASAERAWSAIRRFFENCKKKVPGKKGFPRFKKRGHSVEYKQTGWNLSEDRKYLTLTDGFKIGRLKLIGSRDLNFYPIEQIKRIRLVRRADGYYAQFCVDVERREQIEPSKTTIGLDVGLNYLYTDSNGEVVENPKYLRKSERQLKKLQRNVSKRKKGSANRRKAIKRLAKKHLQVSRQRKDFAIKTARCVVRSNDLIAYEDLQVRNMVKNHKLAKSINDVSWSMFRQWVEYFGKVFGKVTVAVPPQYTSQNCSNCGKQVVKTLSQRTHCCGHCGTVIDRDHNAALNILASGLA, from the coding sequence ATGCTAGTCCTCGAAGCAAAATTAAAAGGCAAGACAGAGCAGTACGCACTCATCGATGAGGCAATCCGTACTGCTCTGTTTGTCCGCAATAAAGCTTTGAGGCTATGGATGGACGTAAAAGGGAGCGATAAATACGACCTCAACAAATACTGCGCTGTACTTGCCAAAGAATTTGAGTTTGCTAAAAAGCTTAACTCTCAAGCAAGACAAGCCAGTGCAGAAAGAGCATGGTCTGCCATTCGTCGATTCTTTGAAAACTGCAAGAAGAAAGTACCCGGCAAAAAGGGCTTTCCGAGATTCAAAAAGCGCGGTCATTCTGTTGAATATAAACAAACAGGATGGAATCTTAGCGAGGATCGGAAATATCTAACTTTGACCGATGGCTTCAAAATTGGCAGGCTCAAACTAATCGGTTCGCGCGATCTAAACTTCTACCCAATCGAGCAGATTAAACGCATTAGACTGGTGCGTCGCGCCGATGGTTATTATGCTCAGTTCTGTGTCGATGTTGAACGAAGAGAACAGATTGAACCCTCAAAAACCACTATCGGGCTAGATGTTGGACTCAACTATTTGTACACCGATAGCAATGGTGAAGTTGTCGAGAATCCTAAATACCTTAGAAAATCAGAACGTCAACTCAAAAAGTTGCAGCGCAACGTTTCTAAGCGGAAGAAAGGGTCTGCCAATCGTAGAAAAGCTATAAAGCGGTTAGCTAAGAAACATTTACAAGTAAGTAGGCAGCGTAAAGACTTTGCCATTAAGACGGCAAGGTGCGTAGTTCGGTCTAACGACCTGATTGCCTACGAAGACTTGCAAGTGCGGAATATGGTCAAGAATCATAAATTAGCTAAGTCTATCAACGATGTGAGTTGGTCAATGTTCCGGCAATGGGTTGAGTATTTTGGCAAGGTATTTGGCAAAGTCACTGTTGCAGTGCCACCACAATATACAAGTCAGAATTGTTCAAACTGCGGTAAGCAAGTTGTCAAAACATTGAGTCAACGCACTCATTGCTGCGGGCATTGTGGCACTGTAATAGACCGCGACCACAATGCGGCATTGAATATCTTAGCAAGCGGTCTTGCATAG
- a CDS encoding class I SAM-dependent methyltransferase — translation MTAATPSIGLASRFVNILLGIKPLYNLAKYRARKMMIDRAESLGVPWRDRVRELSTYEWDSRFEAICDPNLAYPQYYLKPFHAYEEGNLSWQCAWEVEPASYAVHSGIWPEAGAQGDTRLRQCYHDALKQQLSVPPQDILDLGCSVGMSTFALQELYPQARVTGIDLSPYFLAVAQYNSEQRHAAVTWKHAAAEATGLPDASFDLVSACLLFHELPQDAAKAIFTEAKRLLRPGGHFAVMDMNPRSQVYAQMPPYILTLLKSTEPYLDKYFTLDIEQALIDAGFERPTITPTTPRHRAVVARVAS, via the coding sequence ATGACAGCAGCAACACCTTCAATTGGATTGGCTTCTCGCTTCGTGAATATCCTTCTCGGTATTAAACCTCTCTATAATTTGGCAAAGTATCGGGCGCGCAAGATGATGATCGATCGCGCTGAAAGCTTGGGGGTTCCTTGGCGCGATCGCGTGCGAGAATTGAGTACCTACGAGTGGGATAGTCGCTTTGAAGCCATTTGCGATCCCAACCTCGCTTACCCGCAGTATTATTTAAAACCCTTCCACGCCTACGAAGAAGGCAATTTAAGCTGGCAATGCGCTTGGGAAGTCGAACCCGCCTCCTACGCCGTTCACTCCGGCATTTGGCCCGAAGCGGGCGCGCAGGGCGATACCCGACTGCGACAGTGCTATCACGATGCCCTCAAACAGCAACTTTCCGTACCGCCTCAAGATATTTTGGATCTCGGCTGTAGCGTCGGGATGAGTACCTTCGCCTTACAAGAGCTTTATCCGCAAGCGAGGGTGACGGGTATCGATTTATCGCCTTATTTCCTCGCTGTCGCTCAGTACAACAGCGAACAGCGCCATGCTGCTGTAACTTGGAAACACGCCGCCGCCGAAGCGACAGGTTTGCCCGATGCGTCCTTTGACTTAGTTTCGGCTTGCTTGCTCTTTCACGAACTGCCTCAAGATGCCGCTAAAGCCATTTTCACAGAAGCGAAGCGCTTGCTGCGTCCCGGTGGACATTTCGCCGTGATGGATATGAATCCGCGATCGCAAGTCTACGCCCAAATGCCGCCCTATATTTTAACCTTGCTCAAAAGTACCGAACCCTATCTCGATAAATACTTTACCCTCGATATCGAGCAAGCCTTAATCGATGCCGGGTTCGAGCGGCCGACGATTACCCCCACCACGCCTCGCCACCGTGCAGTCGTGGCGCGCGTCGCATCGTAG
- the ald gene encoding alanine dehydrogenase: MEIGVPKEIKDREFRVGLSPSSARLLCERNHRVFVETQAGVGAGFSDDEYREAGATLVSSASEAWDREMVVKVKEPLPEEYPYLKSDRLLFTYLHLAADRGLTEALLDSKIHAIAYETVALPDGRLPLLAPMSIIAGRLAVQFGARYLEKQQGGRGVLLGGIPGVRPGNVVILGGGVVGTEAARIAVGMGARVQIFDINVDRLAYLETLFGSRVEYLYSSSAQIEAAVPEADLLVGAVLVLGKRAPTIVARKSVARMHPGSVIVDVAVDQGGCIETLRVTSHSNPSYVEDGVVHVGIPNMPGAVPWTATQALNNSTLPYVLKLADAGLKALERDAALAGGLNVSAGQLIHPAVGDVFPDLAR; encoded by the coding sequence ATGGAAATTGGCGTTCCCAAAGAAATTAAAGACCGAGAATTTCGCGTCGGGTTGAGTCCGTCGAGCGCGCGATTGCTCTGCGAAAGAAACCACCGCGTCTTTGTCGAAACCCAAGCCGGAGTCGGCGCGGGATTCAGCGATGATGAGTATCGAGAAGCAGGAGCAACCCTCGTTTCGAGTGCTTCTGAGGCTTGGGATCGAGAGATGGTAGTGAAAGTCAAAGAACCGCTCCCGGAAGAGTACCCTTACCTTAAAAGCGATCGCCTTCTCTTTACTTACCTCCATCTTGCCGCCGATCGCGGTTTAACCGAAGCCCTGCTCGATTCTAAAATTCACGCGATCGCCTATGAAACCGTCGCCCTACCCGACGGACGCTTGCCCCTCCTCGCTCCCATGAGTATCATTGCCGGACGTTTAGCAGTACAATTTGGAGCGAGATACCTGGAAAAGCAACAAGGGGGACGCGGCGTGCTGCTGGGCGGTATTCCGGGAGTGCGTCCGGGAAATGTCGTCATCCTCGGCGGCGGTGTCGTCGGTACGGAAGCCGCTCGCATCGCCGTCGGTATGGGGGCAAGAGTACAAATTTTCGATATTAACGTCGATCGCCTCGCTTACCTCGAAACCTTATTTGGCTCCCGCGTTGAATATCTCTACAGCAGTTCGGCGCAAATCGAAGCCGCCGTACCGGAAGCCGATCTCCTCGTCGGCGCGGTTCTAGTTCTCGGAAAGCGCGCCCCCACGATTGTCGCGCGCAAATCGGTTGCCCGAATGCACCCCGGTTCCGTCATCGTCGATGTTGCTGTCGATCAAGGAGGCTGCATCGAAACCCTGCGCGTTACCTCCCATAGCAATCCCAGTTACGTTGAAGATGGAGTCGTTCATGTCGGCATTCCCAATATGCCGGGAGCAGTACCCTGGACGGCTACTCAGGCGTTGAATAACAGCACCTTACCCTACGTTCTCAAGCTTGCCGATGCGGGCTTAAAAGCATTGGAACGAGATGCAGCATTGGCGGGCGGCTTAAATGTCAGCGCGGGCCAATTAATCCATCCGGCAGTGGGAGATGTCTTCCCAGATCTGGCGCGGTAG
- a CDS encoding D-alanyl-D-alanine carboxypeptidase, protein MLEVVAASLISLFTKVLGHPGGEPGVHLLSWQETKFFQLPAEPDTQAEEIVNQYLKDLSAKGYNVNRQGIWLQSDMKRLATHEGQTLLSAASLTKIATTLVSIEKWGIDYQFDTQFYAKGEIRDGVLKGDLVVTGSGDPIFVWEEAIAVGNALNKLGIRRVTGNLVISPNFYMNFYPNPNVAAEKLKEALNSKVWQQEAKNQYALMPPGTPRPSVEIDGGIQVNNDRPDTLRLLLVHRSPPMSQIIKQMNIYSNNMIAEVLGELAGGGDVVAKTAAEIVGVPQQEIQLVNGSGLGVANRMSARMATAMQAEIARELQGKAIAITDLFPVAGRDKLGTMVGRKLPPSTLIKTGTLAEVSALAGILPTQKYGWVWFAIINQGGDVSALRVEQDRLLRRLTEVWGTESLPQSREADNFKWGDPDRILVSQ, encoded by the coding sequence ATGCTGGAAGTTGTGGCAGCCAGTTTGATAAGTTTATTCACCAAAGTTCTCGGACATCCGGGGGGCGAACCGGGAGTCCATCTGCTGTCGTGGCAAGAAACCAAGTTTTTTCAGTTACCCGCAGAGCCAGATACACAAGCGGAGGAAATTGTCAACCAATATTTAAAAGATTTGTCAGCCAAGGGCTACAACGTCAACCGGCAAGGGATTTGGTTGCAGTCAGATATGAAGCGCCTTGCCACCCACGAAGGGCAAACGCTTCTTTCAGCGGCTTCTCTTACGAAAATTGCGACAACCCTAGTGTCGATCGAAAAATGGGGCATCGATTATCAATTTGATACGCAGTTTTATGCGAAAGGCGAGATTCGCGATGGCGTACTGAAGGGCGATTTAGTCGTGACGGGAAGCGGCGATCCGATTTTTGTTTGGGAGGAAGCGATCGCGGTGGGAAACGCTCTCAATAAACTCGGAATTCGTCGCGTGACGGGCAATCTCGTCATTAGCCCCAACTTCTACATGAACTTTTATCCCAACCCGAATGTTGCCGCCGAAAAGCTCAAAGAAGCCCTTAACTCCAAAGTTTGGCAGCAGGAAGCCAAAAATCAGTACGCACTGATGCCGCCGGGAACGCCCCGTCCGAGTGTAGAGATTGACGGCGGCATTCAAGTGAACAACGATCGCCCCGATACCCTCCGCCTCCTCCTGGTTCATCGTTCGCCACCGATGAGCCAAATTATCAAGCAAATGAATATCTACAGCAACAATATGATTGCGGAGGTGTTGGGCGAGTTAGCCGGGGGCGGCGATGTCGTCGCGAAAACGGCAGCCGAAATCGTCGGCGTACCGCAACAAGAAATTCAACTGGTTAACGGTTCGGGGTTGGGCGTTGCTAACCGGATGTCGGCGCGCATGGCGACAGCAATGCAAGCCGAAATTGCGCGGGAACTGCAAGGCAAAGCGATCGCGATTACCGATTTATTTCCCGTAGCCGGACGGGATAAACTGGGAACGATGGTCGGTCGCAAGCTTCCACCCAGTACCTTAATTAAAACCGGAACCCTCGCCGAAGTGAGCGCGCTGGCTGGAATTTTGCCGACGCAAAAGTACGGTTGGGTGTGGTTTGCGATTATCAATCAAGGTGGAGATGTTTCGGCGTTACGAGTCGAACAAGATCGATTGTTGCGCCGACTGACAGAAGTTTGGGGAACGGAGTCTTTACCTCAATCGAGAGAGGCAGATAATTTCAAATGGGGCGATCCCGATCGCATCTTAGTAAGTCAATAA